TCGTCTGGGGACGGCTGAGATCGAATCGGCGCTCGTTTCGCACGAAGCAGTCGCTGAAGCTGCCGTCGTCGGACGGCCTGACGACCTAAAAGGGCAGGCGATCGCCGCTTTCGTAACGCTCGAAGGCGGACGAAAGGGCGACGACGAGCTCAAAGAGGCTCTTCGTGCCCACGTCGCCAAAGAGATCGGCGCCCTCGCAAAACCCGACGACATCCGTTTCACCGACATGCTTCCTAAGACGCGGTCAGGCAAGATCATGCGAAGGCTTTTGCGCGAGATCGCTTCTGGTTCGGCTGTCGCGGGCGATGTTACAACGCTTGAGGATCTTTCGGTACTCGAAAAACTTCGTCAGGACGAGGAATAGAACTTATGGCGGCCAAACCATCAGGAACAAGCGCGTCGCAGGAACTTGCCTTGGCCGGCCGCGAGTTTTATCGACGCGGCTGGGTTCTGGGAACAAGCGGGAATTTCAGCATGCTTCTTGCGCGAAAACCGCTGCGCATTTGTGTGACCGCGAGCGGGATCGAAAAAGGCGATCTTGACGAGACCAACTTCCTTGAGCTCGACGACGACGCCGAGATACTGCAGGGTTTTGGGAAACCGTCGGCCGAGACGCTGCTTCACCTCTCGATCTACCGCCACGTGGCTCGGGCACGATCGATATTGCACACACATTCGGTCTGGGGAACGATACTATCGGACCATTTTTATGAACAGGGCGCTATTGAGATCGACGGCTACGAGATGCTCAAGGGCCTTTCCGGTGTGACAACGCACGAACACAAGGAAGTAGTTCCGATCGTCGACAATTCGCAGGACTACATCGCGCTTTCTCATGTGATCGAGAACGTTCTCCGTGAGCACCCAGATTGTCACGGCATTTACCTTCGCCGCCATGGGCTTTATACGTGGGGCGAATCGGTCGCCGATGCCCGCAGGCATATAGAGATCTTCGAGTTTTTGTTTGAAGTACTTGGACGGCAGCAGCTCGGTCGTTGATATGATATGAGACATGCTGCATAGAGCGTTTGCGGCAATGCATGAACATTTGTACTTATGGCTATATTGGATGTACCAGAGCAGGGTGTCCGACTCACCGATTCGAACGAGGTAAAGGAATACCTGAGGTCGATCGCGATCGACTATCAGCGGTGGGACAACATCGCCGAGCTCGGGCCGGATGCGAGCGATGAGGAGATCCTCGACTTCTATTCGAATGAGATCGACGAGCTCAAGGCAAAAGGCGGCTACGTCACTGCAGACGTAATAAATGTCACGCCAGATACACCCGGCCTCGAGGCGATGCTCGACAAATTTAACAAAGAGCATTGGCACGAAGAGGACGAGGTGCGGTTCATCGTGAAGGGGCATGGGCTGTTCCACATCGCTCCCGAGGGCGGAGATGTCGTTTCGATCGAGATGGAAGCCGGCGACCTTATCCGCGTCCCGCGAGGTACGCGCCACTGGTTCAATCTCTGCGGCGACCGGACCGTAAGGGCTATCAGGCTTTTTCAAGATGCTTCGGGCTGGACGCCGCATTATACGAACTCCGGCGTCGACGCCGGGTTTCAGCCTGTTTGTTTCGGCACGGCATATTTCCCTATTCATCCCGCACCCTGACGCGAAATGAACGGGCATCCCGCACTAACTTGATGCCCGCAGGCATAAATGAACAGAGCAATACTTCTCGACATTGAGGGAACAATGACCCCTATCGATTTTGTTCACCAGACGTTGTTTCCATACGCTCGCGCACGCATTTCCGGCTTCGTGTCCGAAAACTCAGCACGTCTAAAGACAGAGATCACACAGTTGGTGACCGAGCATCGGGACGATATTGAATATTCGAATGGGTTGAATCCCGATTCGGCGAATTCGGTTGCTGATTACCTAAAGTTCCTTATCGAAACCGATCGAAAATCGACGCCGCTGAAGTCGATCCAGGGAATGATATGGCAGACGGGTTATGAGAACGGCGATCTGGTTTCACCGGTCTATCCCGACGTCGCTGAGGCATTTGAGCGTTGGAAGTCAGACGGCAATATGATCGCGATCTATTCCTCGGGCAGCGTGCTCGCCCAGCATTTGATCTTCAAATATTCGGATCAAGGCGACCTTACACGATTTATCGATAGATATTTTGATACGCAGATCGGCCATAAGCGTGAAACCGTAAGCTATCAGAGAATATCTGCCGAGCTGGGTCTTGACGCCGGATCGATCCTGTTCATCTCGGACATTTCGGAAGAGCTCGATGCCGCATCCGCGGCTGGATTCGAGACCGCACTCTCTCTCCGGGCCGGCAACGCCGTCGTTGACGGCCAAAAACATTACCGAGCTATCTCGACCTTCGACGAATTGGAATAAACGGCTGCGGTCTCTTGATTTGGAGCTGTCGGTCTGATTCTATTTAGATATGGAAAAAGTTCTTGAAACGGCCACTTTGGCTGCGGGTTGTTTTTGGTGTGTTGAAGCAGTTTTTGACGATCTTAAGGGTGTCGAGGACGTTGTATCCGGATATTCCGGCGGACACAAAGAAAATCCGACATATCAGGAGGTCTGTTCTGAAAAGACAGGCCATGCCGAAGTCGTACAGATACGTTTCGATCCGACGGAGCTCGGGTACGCCGACCTGCTGAGGGTCTTTTTCTCGGTACACGACCCGACGACTCTCGATCGGCAGGGCAACGACATCGGCTCGTCGTACAGATCGGCCATCTTTTATCACTCCGAAGACCAGAAACGAATTGCACACGAGATCATCGACGAAGTAACGCGTGAAGGCGTATACGATGATCCGATCGTAACCACGGTCACGGCTTTCGATAAGTTCTGGCCGGCCGAAGACTATCATCAGGAGTACTTTGCAAATAACCCTAACCAGCCCTACTGCGCGGCGGTCGTGGCTCCTAAGGTCGCAAAGTTTCGCAAGAAATTCGTTGACAGACTGAAGCGATAGGCGCCGGTTAAGATCGTTCAACGCAAAATTTGAAAAAGTGAGAACTCATAAGATACATGACCTGGCGCACAATAATGTTTGACATTGTTGGGCACATCAAATAGCATTTAATAGGCTTCTGTCCCGCCAATCTCCCTGCTGTTCAAATCCCTTCCTCATAACGACCGTTCGTTTCAGTTAAATTCGCTATGTCATTACATCGCCTTCGTTCATTACGCGGCCCCGCGTCGGTGTTCATTTTCGTCCTCACTTTGCTTATTGCAGATGCATTTGAATTCAACCGAATAGCCGAAGCGCAAAAGCTCTTTGCCGGTACGATCACCGGACGGGTCTTTCGCGACTACAATGGTAACGGTGCGTACGACACAACAGGCGGAACCGCCGCTCAGCCAACATCGGTGGACGCCGGGCTCGCCGGTGTGACCGTCTCGGCATACGACGCAAACGGTGTCTTTCGCGGTTCTGCAACATCCATCGCAGATGGGACCTACTCGCTTTCGGCAACCGGAACGGGTCCATATCGTCTCGAGTTCACAACGCTCCCGACAGGCTATCGGCCGTCGGCTCGCAGCACCGATTCGACACTCGGCGGAACCGCCTCGAACGCCGGATCGACAGTTCAGTTCGTTGACGACGGAAATACGTCAAACGTCAATCTCGCGGTCAACCGGCCCGGCGACTATTGCGAAGATAACCCGACGATCTGCTCACAACTTTACGGCTACGGCGGCGCGACACAGGTCGATGCGGTCTTCACGATCCCGTTTTGGGGCGGCAGCACGCGAACGACCGGCGGAAATCCGGTTACCGATTTTCAGTCGCCGGGGAATACTAATCTTGCAACGACCGACGACGTTGGTACGACGTTCGGCATCGCTTATCATCGCGAGACAAGGCGGATCTTCGTCGCGTCGTACATGAAAAAACACGCCAAATTTGGTCCCGGCGGACCTGGCGCGATCTACCAGATCGATCGCAATTCAGGCGTCGTCTCGGAATACGTCAATTTGAATACCGTCTTTGGCGCGGGAACCGCGGGTACAGATCCTCATAATCCGCTCGACTACAACACAGATAATGGCCAAACAACGTGGAATGCAGTTGGCAAGATCGCATTCGGCGGAATGGCAATCTCGGCCGACGAACAGTACCTTTACGCGATGAACCTGGCGGACCGTCGACTCTATCGCATCCCGACGTCCGGAACGCTCGACAGCTCGACGATAACGAGTACCGCATTTCCGACGACAATGCCAAGTTGCACGACTGCATCCGAGGTCCGTCCGTTCGCGGTCACGTGGCATGAAGGAACGATCTATGTCGGTGCGGTCTGTTCGGCCGAAACCGCGGGCGGAACGATCTCGACCAGGCTGCGGGCATACGTTTTTAGCTTCGATCCGGCGACAATGACCTTCAACACGACGCCGTTGATGAACTTCCAGCTCAATTACACTCGGCAGGAGACAGATCCCGGGTACAGCGCGAATTGGCGAAACTGGCGAGCGACATATCAGACCATCAGCACAAGCCACTTTATTTATCCGCAGCCGATGCTGACCGACATCGATTTTGACCGCGGCGACATGGTCCTTTCGCTTCGCGATCGAAACGGTGACCAATCGGGTTACAACAGCGCAAGTAATCCAAACAACCCGAGTCAGCTGTTTAAGGGGATAACGGCCGGCGAAATGCTCCGGGCGTGTGCTAACGGCGCAGGCTGGACGCTCGAGTCCAATGGCCGCTGCGGCGGTGTTGGAAGCGGCCCGCAAGGCAACAACAGCGGTCCGGGCGGCGCGGAATACTACTATCAGGAAAATTATCACCCGAACGGCAATCCACACGATGAGGTAGGGCTTGGCGGTGCCGCACAGGTTCCGGGCAGCAATGTCCTTGTTGCTACCATCTTCGATCCTACCTATATCCCGAATGACAATATTTACGATGCCGGCGGCTTTCGCTGGTTCGTGAACGGGACCGGCGCGCAGAACCGCGGATATCTTGCTTATTCGATGAGCGATTTCGGAAAGGCTAATGGCATCGGCAATGTACACCCGCTTTGCGAGGCATCGCCGATAGAGATCGGTAATCGAGTTTGGCGCGATTCGAATGCGAATGGCGTTCAGGATCCGGGCGAACTTCCGATAGCCGGCGTTACGGTTAGGCTCTATTCAGGTTCCACCCTGGTCGGCACCGCGGTGACCGACGCGAATGGCGAATACTATTTCGTTTCGTCAACCGGTGTCGATCCGAATCCGAATGATAATATTGGTCTCGTCAACGGCGGCGTCCTTTTCAATACGGCTTACCAGGTTCGCTTTGACAACCCCGCCGATTACCTCGTCGGCGGGCCGCTCGCGAGCCTTGCCCTTTCACCGGCAAACTCGAACTCGCAGGCAGGCGACACCGATTCGTCAGATTCGGATGCGGGCTACGTGATAAATCCGGCAGGTTCGCCTACGGGCACATTTCCGGTCATTTCGGTCACGACCGGCGGGCAAGGAGCAAACGATCATACATTTGACGTCGGCTTCACGTTTGTCCCGACGGCCTCGAACGTATTTATTGAAGGGCGGGTCATCAGCGCGTCCGGAGCCGGGATCCGCAACGTTGTTGTGACATTGGAAGATAGCAACGGCCAGATACGAACGGCAGTGACCGGAGGATTTGGCTACTATCGGTTCGAAGACATCGCTGCCGGACAATCGGTCATACTCAGCGTAAGCGCAAAGCGATTCACGTTCTCGAAACCCGTCTATTTCATCACGCCGGAAGACAATCTTTCAGGGATCGATTTCTTTGCAGACAATTAGTTGTGCGGACAAAGGGTATCTTTCGGGTCGTCTTTGGGGCGGCCCTTTTTCGTTCACAGCTTGCCGGCGAGCATCAGGATCCCGATCACTATAAAAGCGACGGCGACGACGCGCTGAAGCCATTCGGTCGGTACATACTGGCTTAATACGCCGCCGACCAGAACTCCCAACAGCGAAACGATGACAAGCGCGAGGCTTGCTCCGAGAAAGACGGCCAGCTTAGATTCGGTCTTTGCGGTCAGCACGATGATCGCAAGCTGCGTCTTATCGCCAAGCTCCGCGAGAAATAATGTCAAAAAGGCGGTGCCGAAGATCTTCCATTCCATAAGAATAGAGTCTATTCGGTTCGCCGCCGTATGCAAATGTACCACGTGAGTGCCGCGGCTGTTCCGCGTTCGCGATCATGCCCTCAAAAGCGTGTCGATCGAAGGCGAGAGGCCGAATTTTGCGAATTCGGCGCTCCGGTTCCGGATCAGAATAGAAACGCGCCGCTGGGTGTACTTCAAAGCCTTGCTGAAGGTGTATTTGCCGCGAAGCCGGTCAAAGACCCGGTCGATGACCTCAACGATCCCGGCGGCGAACAAGCCGGGTTCAACTATTATTGTCGACTTAACACGGCCGTTGCTAAACACGATAGATCCGGCGGCGGGATCTAGGAACGGAAAGTCGTTTTGGATGGCATTCGCTGCGTTTCTGAATGCGACCGGGAAATTCAGGTTGGCCTTTGCGAGCGAATCGTCGATGGTCTCGAGGATCTCGTTGATAAGCAATGAGAACTCTTCGATCTCGGCATTGCTGAACGACGGCGACACGAACTGACATGAAGCGACCATGTGGCCCGCCAGACGATCCCCACGGCCGGAGGCCATCAGCAGTGCCTGCCGCGAAATATCTTTGTCAACAAAGACTTTGGGCGATTCCGCCTCGGCGAGGCTCTCGCTCGAACGAAATACGTGTATCCGCCCGAGCGGTTCGCGTGAACGTTCGAGCACACGTTTGAATGCTTCGCTGCCCTTCGAGGTTCGGCCCGATCGGTGATCGAGTTCTTCGACCTGCAGTCCGTTCGTTCGGGTGAAGATGATGTTTGCTTCGTAGTTACTCAGCTCGAGGTGCACAGTCCCTACGAACTGAAGCCCTCGTAGATAGCGAACGAGAGCAGAAAGGTCGACAAACGAAGTACTCAGATTCTGGTGAATCGGCAGTTTTTTCATTATGTTCGAAGAAACGCATTTCTGCGCTTTTCAGTTTCTCAGTTTAGAATTGTTGGAGCGTTCTTTTGCGATATACGCCTAATTCCGGTCGAATTCCATTGCATCTTTCAATGATTTCGTTCAAAATTCGCTAGACTTTTGCTTTCAACGCTCGATCGCAATTCTTCTGATCGCGGCATTTGTCCAGAATAACCAGCAAAATAGGGAAAATATGATCGCTTCTTTACTCCGAAAGAAATCCATCGAACAAATTCAGGCCGATGCTGCCGCCGGATTGACCGATCACGCGATCGCAAGCAATGAGGGCGGCGGCTTGCGGCGCACGCTCGGAGTTTTCGACCTGACGCTAATGGGTATCGCCGCGATCATAGGTGCCGGCATCTTTGCCATGGTCGGCAAGGCGTCGCACAACGGCGGCCCGGCCGTCGCATTACTGTTCGTATTTACGGCGACGGCGTGTGCGTTCTCGGCTCTCTGCTACGCCGAATTCGCATCTCGTATACCCGTTGCCGGTTCGGCATACACGTATGCGTATGCATCGATGGGCGAATTCATCGCCTGGATCATTGGTTGGGATCTGATCGTCGAATATGCGATCGGCAACATCGCCGTCGCGATCTCGTGGAGCGACTACTTCACAGGTTTGATGAAGGGATACGGCATCGATATCCCGCTCCATTTCACGATGGACTTTTTGACCGCGAAACGTGGGTATGCGGCTGTGACAGAAGCCGTTGCCGGCGGTGCATCCGTCGAAACACTGACCTCGGGTTGTGCTTCATCAGACTCCGTTATCGGCTGCGGCCAGATCGATGGATATCTCGCCTGGCTCAATGCCCCAATGCTCGGCCCGATACCGATGGTTGCCGACCTTCCGGCTTTGCTGATCGTCGTTGTCATAACAACGCTTGTGTATATCGGCATTCGTGAATCGAAATTAGCGTCCAATGTAATGACCGTGCTGAAGGTCGGAATCATTCTGCTTGTCATCTTTCTCGGCCTCAACTACGTCAATCCCGAAAACTGGTCGCCTTTCGCGCCCAATGGGATCGAGGGTGTTTTGAAAGGTGTATCGGCCGTTTTCTTTGCGTATATCGGGTTCGACGCACTTTCAACCACGGCTGAGGAATGTAAGAACCCCCGCCGCGACCTCCCTGTCGCGATCATCTTGTCGCTTGTGATCTGTACGGTGCTTTATATCGCGATCGCCCTGGTGCTGACCGGTATGGTCAGCTACACAAAGCTCGACGTCGGCGATCCGCTGGCGTTCGTTTTCGGGCCTGAAGGCGCAAATATACCGTGGGTTGCAGGGATCATAGCGGTGAGTGCCGTCATTGCACTGGCTACGGTGTTCCTCGTCTTCCAGATCGGACAGCCGCGTATTTGGATGGCGATGAGCCGCGACGGTCTGCTGCCGAAGATATTCTCATCCATTCACCCGAAATTTCATACGCCATGGTTTGCAACGATCATTACCGGGATCGTTGTCGCGATCCCGGCCCTGTTCATGAATCTGACCGAAGTCACCGATCTTGCGAGTATCGGAACCTTATTTGCGTTCGTCGTCGTTTGCGCGGGAGTACTGTTCAAAGACGAGGAATTCCGTGAAAGCGGAACGCGGTTTGTTCCGTATTTCAATTCTCAGTTCATCCTTCCTATCATTCTTGCCGCTGTCGTCGGTATCGTTTATTACTTCAACCCGACGTTCGTATCCGATTTTCTTACGCTTACGCCTGCCGAAGGTGAGGGAATGCTCGGAGCTTTTTCTCACAAGATACCGATGATCTTCTTTCTGATCGTCGCGGTCATACTGGTCTATTTCAGCTTGACGAAAAAGCTGTCGCTCATTCCAATTCTGGGGCTCTTGTCGTGTTTGTATCTGATGACCGAACTCGGGGTCACGAATTGGATGAGATTCGGGCTTTGGCTGCTTGCAGGCCTCGTCATATATTTCATCTATGGCCGCAAGCACAGTAAACTCAACGCCTCTCCAGATCCGGCTGAAAATTAACTGAGCTGTTGTCGCTTCACCGCAAAAGACGCGAGCCTCGAGGGTCCGCGTTTTTTGCATTTCTTTACAAAAAGCCGAAAACTTTCATTCCCTCTCGCGCGTCTTAGGCTGAGTAAGAATCGATACTTTTTTGGAGAACAAATATGATGCAGATAATGGTATTCTTTGCGATCGTCGTATTATCGGCCTTTTCCGTATTTTCGCAGAGTTCCGTCGCCAATTATTCCGGAACATGGACGCTCGACCTCGCGAATTCGAAGCTCGATGAGCGGTCGCGGATCGAATCAATGAAAATGACCGTTTCTCAGACCGATAAGGAGATAACCGTGGCAACTGAGACAAAGCGGCCGGCACCACCGGCGAATGCTCCCCAGGGCCGTCCGGGCGGCGGTATGGGACGCGGGGGATTTGGCGGAGGTGATGGGAAGTTCACCTACAGCCTGGATGGAAAAGAAACAAGCGATGTGCAGGTGACCGGTATGGGTTCGACCCCTGTCAAACTCAAGGCCCAAAGCGAAGGCGGCAAACTCAAACTCAGCACGACCCGGACCATA
The DNA window shown above is from Chloracidobacterium sp. and carries:
- the mtnB gene encoding methylthioribulose 1-phosphate dehydratase translates to MAAKPSGTSASQELALAGREFYRRGWVLGTSGNFSMLLARKPLRICVTASGIEKGDLDETNFLELDDDAEILQGFGKPSAETLLHLSIYRHVARARSILHTHSVWGTILSDHFYEQGAIEIDGYEMLKGLSGVTTHEHKEVVPIVDNSQDYIALSHVIENVLREHPDCHGIYLRRHGLYTWGESVADARRHIEIFEFLFEVLGRQQLGR
- a CDS encoding cupin domain-containing protein — its product is MAILDVPEQGVRLTDSNEVKEYLRSIAIDYQRWDNIAELGPDASDEEILDFYSNEIDELKAKGGYVTADVINVTPDTPGLEAMLDKFNKEHWHEEDEVRFIVKGHGLFHIAPEGGDVVSIEMEAGDLIRVPRGTRHWFNLCGDRTVRAIRLFQDASGWTPHYTNSGVDAGFQPVCFGTAYFPIHPAP
- the mtnC gene encoding acireductone synthase produces the protein MNRAILLDIEGTMTPIDFVHQTLFPYARARISGFVSENSARLKTEITQLVTEHRDDIEYSNGLNPDSANSVADYLKFLIETDRKSTPLKSIQGMIWQTGYENGDLVSPVYPDVAEAFERWKSDGNMIAIYSSGSVLAQHLIFKYSDQGDLTRFIDRYFDTQIGHKRETVSYQRISAELGLDAGSILFISDISEELDAASAAGFETALSLRAGNAVVDGQKHYRAISTFDELE
- the msrA gene encoding peptide-methionine (S)-S-oxide reductase MsrA, giving the protein MEKVLETATLAAGCFWCVEAVFDDLKGVEDVVSGYSGGHKENPTYQEVCSEKTGHAEVVQIRFDPTELGYADLLRVFFSVHDPTTLDRQGNDIGSSYRSAIFYHSEDQKRIAHEIIDEVTREGVYDDPIVTTVTAFDKFWPAEDYHQEYFANNPNQPYCAAVVAPKVAKFRKKFVDRLKR
- a CDS encoding carboxypeptidase regulatory-like domain-containing protein, with the translated sequence MSLHRLRSLRGPASVFIFVLTLLIADAFEFNRIAEAQKLFAGTITGRVFRDYNGNGAYDTTGGTAAQPTSVDAGLAGVTVSAYDANGVFRGSATSIADGTYSLSATGTGPYRLEFTTLPTGYRPSARSTDSTLGGTASNAGSTVQFVDDGNTSNVNLAVNRPGDYCEDNPTICSQLYGYGGATQVDAVFTIPFWGGSTRTTGGNPVTDFQSPGNTNLATTDDVGTTFGIAYHRETRRIFVASYMKKHAKFGPGGPGAIYQIDRNSGVVSEYVNLNTVFGAGTAGTDPHNPLDYNTDNGQTTWNAVGKIAFGGMAISADEQYLYAMNLADRRLYRIPTSGTLDSSTITSTAFPTTMPSCTTASEVRPFAVTWHEGTIYVGAVCSAETAGGTISTRLRAYVFSFDPATMTFNTTPLMNFQLNYTRQETDPGYSANWRNWRATYQTISTSHFIYPQPMLTDIDFDRGDMVLSLRDRNGDQSGYNSASNPNNPSQLFKGITAGEMLRACANGAGWTLESNGRCGGVGSGPQGNNSGPGGAEYYYQENYHPNGNPHDEVGLGGAAQVPGSNVLVATIFDPTYIPNDNIYDAGGFRWFVNGTGAQNRGYLAYSMSDFGKANGIGNVHPLCEASPIEIGNRVWRDSNANGVQDPGELPIAGVTVRLYSGSTLVGTAVTDANGEYYFVSSTGVDPNPNDNIGLVNGGVLFNTAYQVRFDNPADYLVGGPLASLALSPANSNSQAGDTDSSDSDAGYVINPAGSPTGTFPVISVTTGGQGANDHTFDVGFTFVPTASNVFIEGRVISASGAGIRNVVVTLEDSNGQIRTAVTGGFGYYRFEDIAAGQSVILSVSAKRFTFSKPVYFITPEDNLSGIDFFADN
- a CDS encoding TMEM165/GDT1 family protein — its product is MEWKIFGTAFLTLFLAELGDKTQLAIIVLTAKTESKLAVFLGASLALVIVSLLGVLVGGVLSQYVPTEWLQRVVAVAFIVIGILMLAGKL
- a CDS encoding amino acid permease: MIASLLRKKSIEQIQADAAAGLTDHAIASNEGGGLRRTLGVFDLTLMGIAAIIGAGIFAMVGKASHNGGPAVALLFVFTATACAFSALCYAEFASRIPVAGSAYTYAYASMGEFIAWIIGWDLIVEYAIGNIAVAISWSDYFTGLMKGYGIDIPLHFTMDFLTAKRGYAAVTEAVAGGASVETLTSGCASSDSVIGCGQIDGYLAWLNAPMLGPIPMVADLPALLIVVVITTLVYIGIRESKLASNVMTVLKVGIILLVIFLGLNYVNPENWSPFAPNGIEGVLKGVSAVFFAYIGFDALSTTAEECKNPRRDLPVAIILSLVICTVLYIAIALVLTGMVSYTKLDVGDPLAFVFGPEGANIPWVAGIIAVSAVIALATVFLVFQIGQPRIWMAMSRDGLLPKIFSSIHPKFHTPWFATIITGIVVAIPALFMNLTEVTDLASIGTLFAFVVVCAGVLFKDEEFRESGTRFVPYFNSQFILPIILAAVVGIVYYFNPTFVSDFLTLTPAEGEGMLGAFSHKIPMIFFLIVAVILVYFSLTKKLSLIPILGLLSCLYLMTELGVTNWMRFGLWLLAGLVIYFIYGRKHSKLNASPDPAEN